CACATAATTGGTCTTTGCCGAAATAGAGCTCCCGACCTTTCCACCATTATCTTCAATTGCATTTTTAAGCTCATCTCTTGAATAAACAGAAAAAACACCGGACACTACAAAAGTTTTTCCTGCAAATTTATCACTGGCATTTTCTTTTTGTTGTGCCATTTCCAATTGCACCCCATACTCTTTCAATCGCTGTATAAGTAATTGATTTTCGGCATTCTCAAAGAAATCCACTACACTCTGAGCGATTCGTTCCCCAATTTCATCCACCAGGATCAGGTCCATCAGCGTGGCTTTGGCGAGGTTATCAATACTCTTATAATGACGGGCCAGTTTTTTGGCTACGGTTTCTCCAACATATCGAATCCCCAAAGCAAACAATACACTTTCGAATGGGATTTGCTTCGACTTTTCAATTCCGTTGATCAAATTCTCAGCCGATTTCTGAGCCATACGCTCTAAAGGAATCACCTGGTCGATTGTAAGTTCGTATAAATCAGCATAATTCTGAATCAGGCCATTATTAAACAACAATGCGACGGTCTCTCCTCCCAGCCCTTCAATATCCATAGCTTTTCGGGAAATATAATGCTGGATCCGGCCTATAATCTGTGGCGGACAACCATAAAAGTTAGGACAATAATGTTGTGCCTCCCCTTCTTTTCGCACCAAAGCTGTCTGGCATTCCGGGCAATTCGTAATGTATACTGTCGGCAGAAGGTCTAAAGATCGTTGTGTAAAGTCAACACCAATAATCTTTGGAATAATTTCGCCGCCTTTCTCTACAAAAACAGTATCTCCCACGCGGATATCTAATTTTTCTATCTGGTCAGCATTGTGAAGCGAAGCCCGTTTTACAATGGTTCCTGCTAATTGTACTGGCTGAAGGTTAGCCACAGGCGTAATAGCACCAGTTCTACCCACCTGATAGGAAATAGCATCTAATTTTGTAGACACCTGCTCTGCTTTGAATTTGTAGGCTATCGCCCAACGTGGAGATTTCGACGTAAACCCAAGCTCTTCCTGCAGATGAAGATCATTGACCTTAATCACAACACCATCGGTTTCATACGGCAGGTCATGGCGGTGAACATCCCAATAGTCAATGAAATCAAAAATACCCTGCATATCTTTCACCAACTTTGTTTCTTTGGGAGCTTTAAAACCAAAACTCCGTGCTTTTTCCAAACTTTCAAAATGGGTTGCAAAACGGACATCATTACCTAAAAAAGTATACAAAAGACAATCAAGCGGTCGTTTTGCCACTTCGGCACTATCCTGCAGTTTAAGGCTTCCGGAAGCAGTATTTCGGGGATTGGAATAGGGAGTTTCACCAATTTCTATCAGTTCCTGATTCATTTTAGCAAACCCCTCCAACGGCAATATGATTTCACCACGGATTTCAAAACTGTCCGGATAATCGCCTTTTAGCTGTAATGGAATGGAACGTATTGTCTTTATATTATTCGTCACATCATCACCCTGAAAACCATCACCACGTGTTACTGCACGTTTCAATTTGCCATTTTCATACGTAATGCTAATCGAGGCACCATCATACTTTAGCTCACAGACATATTCCAAAGCAACATCCCCCAGATTCTTCTGGAGTCGTTTTTCCCAATCCAGCAGGTCTTCTTTGGAATACGAATTATCAAGGGAATACATTCGGGTTTTATGGGGAACTGTTTCAAAATTTTTAGTGATTGCACCGCCCACACGCTGTGTTGGAGAATTAGCATCAAAAAACTCCGGATACTGCTCCTCAAGCCCCTGAAGCTCTTTCAGTTTGATATCAAAATCATAATCCGAAATTGTGGGCATATCCAGTACATAATAATTATAATTATGGAGGTTGAGTTCCTCCCGTAAAGACTGGATTTTATTTTGAATTTCCATAAAAAAAACGGTTACTTTAGTACTTGAAAAAGTGCACTAAAATAACCATTTTTTACTAAAATCAACCGCTTTTTAAGAGCGAATTATCGTATCAATCTGTTGGTATAACTGCCCATCACTTAAAAAGGCGCCCTGCATAATGATATCAAAAATCGCCTGGTTGCGGTCAGGTCCAAATTCTTTTTTACCCACTTGCATTTCAACCGTTTCTGTGAACATATTATCACTCAGCCATTGCAATCCTTCCTTACTTAGAAAATCGGTTTCCGGCATCAGGCTTTTCAGTACTATAGAATGCATCGCATCTTCGGTACAGTAAAAAAGGAAAATAATATTTTTTGAAAAATGCTCCAGGTAGGCTGCTTTTGTCAGTACGCCTTCCCAGATCAAATCTGAAAACACATCCAGTTCCTGTTCTGCTACTTCCGGTTTTTCTATTTTTATCTTATCCCATTCCGCTTTATCAATAGCTTGTGTAGCCAGGAAATTGATAAATTCAGGATGCAGTTCATCAAACTGCTCTTTTGTCAAACGTGTATATTTCATGGTATGCGTTTTTTATACTTTTAGGGCTTCCCGTGCTACAGGAAGATTCTTTAATTTTAAAAATCAAAAAAAAACCTCCTCGAATGAGAAGGTTTTAGTATAATGATGTTGGGAAATATTATTTCTCAGCAATGATTTCGTAAGATAATTCTACGATTACATCTCTGTGAAGTCTAACGTTAGCAGTATATTTACCGACACGTTTAACGATTCCACTTGTGATGAATTTTCTGTCGATAGGCTGTCCTGCTTTTTCCAAAGCTTCAGCGATATCAGCATTAGTTACTGAACCGAAAAGTTTTTCACCACCTGCTTTTGCAGAAATTTTAATTTCAATAGCTTTAATTTTTTCCGCTAATTTTTTAGCATCTTCAACAATTTTAGCTTCTTTGAAAGCTCTTTGTTTTAGATTTTCAGCCAATACTTTTTTAGCTGAAGGAGTTGCTAAATGAGCAACACCCTGAGGGATTAAAAAGTTACGTCCGTAACCGTTTTTCACGGTAACAACATCATCTTTAAAACCTAAATTCTGTACGTCTTGTCTTAATATAAGTTCCATAATTCTGCCTCTTTATTATTTTAGTAAATCAGCCACATATGGCATTAGTGCTAAGTGACGCGCTCTTTTCACAGCTACAGACACTTTTCTTTGGTATTTCAAAGATGTTCCAGTTAAACGACGTGGAAGGATCTTCCCTTGTTCGTTAACGAATTTCAATAAGAAATCAGGATCTTTGTAATCTACATATTTAATACCTGACTTTTTGAAACGACAATACTTTTTAGTTTTGTTAGTTTCAATATTTAAAGGCGTAAGATATCTGATATCTCCGTCTTTTTTTCCTTTTGCTGATTGTTCTATCGTTGACATAATAATTACGCTTTAGATGCTTTTAATTTAGTTCTTCTTCTTTCAGCCCATGAGATAGCATGTTTATCTAAACTTACAGTAAGAAAACGCATCACTCTCTCATCACGTCTGAATTCAGTTTCAAAAGCAATAAGTACTTCAGGAGCTACTTTGAATTCGAATAAATGGTAAAAACCACTTTTCTTGTTCTGAATTTCGTAAGCCATTTTTTTCAGGCCCCAATCTTCTTTGGATACCATCTCTGCTCCTTTAGTCGTAAGAAAATCTTCGAATTTGCTTACTGTTTCCTTTACCTGTTGTTCAGATAAAACGGGATTCAAGATGAAAACAGTTTCATAATGATTCATAATAATCAATTTATTTGTTAAAAATATGGGTGCAAAAGTAATCATTAATTTTTAATTTCCAAGCCCTACTATAGCCTTTTATTAAAATTTAATACTTTCCCCGGGAGTTTATAGGTTGTTATTAATTTTTTTATCTACATTTAGGACGATAAATTGATTAGACGCTTATGAAACTGAACTGCATTGTCGTTGATGATAGCACCATCCAGAGAATGATTGTAACCAAATTGGTAAACGGCCATCCTAACCTTAATCTTGTAGGAGAATTCTCTAACGCCGTAGACACCCGAAACTGTCTCGCACAGAAATCTGCCGATCTTATTTTCTTAGATATTGAGATGCCTGTTATTAATGGATTTGACCTTTTGGACGGGTTAAAAGTCAAACCCCAGATTATTTTTATTACTGTCAAGGCCGAATATGCACTCAAAGCTTTTGATTATGACGCTACTGACTACCTTCATAAGCCCATTTCAAAGGACCGCTTTAATGCTGCCGTAAAAAGAGCCATTGACCTGCAGATCCTCAAAAAGGAAAACACTGATGAAGATGGGGATCATATTTTTATAAAAAGCAACCTTAAAAAATTAAAAATCTTTACCGTACGGATAAAGTGGATCGAAGCCTATGGCGATTATGTAAAAGTAGTTACTGATGACGAAAACCACCTGGTCCTTTCCACGATGAAGGCTTTTGAAGGCGACCTGCCTAAGGATAAATTTATCCGTGTGCATAAATCTTTTATTGTCAACATTGACAAGGTGGAGAAATTCAACAGCAAATATGTGGAGATCGGGATCAACAAAATACCATTAAGCCGTAACAAAAAGGAAACGCTGGCAAAAGCCCTTCATTCGGATTAATAAAAATCTACATTTATGGCTGTTTTTACAGCGCGGTACTGTGGCACGGATTCAAAACTATGCAATATTTTACGTAAGGTATTTTTAACCCCTCCGATAGGCTGATCCTGTGGTATTTTAATCAGGATGGTTCTGATGTATTCATTTCGTATCCTGCTGATTGGTGGTTCCTCCGGCCCAAGTACCGGCAAGTCAAAGGTTTGATCCAGGACTTTGTACAGCCACATCGCCCCTTCTTTTAATTTATCAAAATCGCGGTGTTTCAGTGTTATTTTCACAAGCCTGAAATAGGGTGGATAATAATAAATTTTCCGTTCATACACCTGTTCTTTAAACATTCCAAAATAATCCCCTTCGGTCACCTGCCGGATGGTATTATGATTGGGGTTATAGGTTTGTATAATCACACGGCCTCTTTTTTCGGAGCGCCCTGCCCTGCCCGCCACCTGCGTCATCATTTGGTAACTTCGTTCCAGTGCCCTGAAGTCGGGATGGTACAGCATATTATCGGCATTCATGATCCCTACCAATGAGACATTATCAAAGTCAAGCCCTTTGGCCAGCATCTGCGTTCCAACGAGCACATCAATTTCCCTATTTTTAAAACTGTCGATAATCTTTTCATAGCCATACTTGCCACGCGTTGTATCCTGGTCCATCCTGCCAATCCTGCGTTCCGGGAACAGGCCTTTCAATTCCAGCTCTACCTGCTCCGTACCGAAACCTTTGGTCATCAGATCGATGCCGGAACAATGGTGGCAATTCGTCGGTTTTGCCATAGAATATCCGCAATAATGGCAACGCAACTGATTTTTGTGTTTATGAAAGGTCAGGCTGACATCACATTGCGGGCATTCCGGAACATGTCCGCAGGTCATGCATTCCATAACAGGCGAATAGCCCCTTCGGTTTTGAAACAATATCACCTGCTCTCCGCGCATCAGCGCTTCTGCGATCGCCTGAACAAGCGCATCACTAAAATGGCCAGTCATTTTTTTCCGGAAATAACAATCCTTGAGGTCTA
The Flavobacterium kingsejongi genome window above contains:
- the ligA gene encoding NAD-dependent DNA ligase LigA is translated as MEIQNKIQSLREELNLHNYNYYVLDMPTISDYDFDIKLKELQGLEEQYPEFFDANSPTQRVGGAITKNFETVPHKTRMYSLDNSYSKEDLLDWEKRLQKNLGDVALEYVCELKYDGASISITYENGKLKRAVTRGDGFQGDDVTNNIKTIRSIPLQLKGDYPDSFEIRGEIILPLEGFAKMNQELIEIGETPYSNPRNTASGSLKLQDSAEVAKRPLDCLLYTFLGNDVRFATHFESLEKARSFGFKAPKETKLVKDMQGIFDFIDYWDVHRHDLPYETDGVVIKVNDLHLQEELGFTSKSPRWAIAYKFKAEQVSTKLDAISYQVGRTGAITPVANLQPVQLAGTIVKRASLHNADQIEKLDIRVGDTVFVEKGGEIIPKIIGVDFTQRSLDLLPTVYITNCPECQTALVRKEGEAQHYCPNFYGCPPQIIGRIQHYISRKAMDIEGLGGETVALLFNNGLIQNYADLYELTIDQVIPLERMAQKSAENLINGIEKSKQIPFESVLFALGIRYVGETVAKKLARHYKSIDNLAKATLMDLILVDEIGERIAQSVVDFFENAENQLLIQRLKEYGVQLEMAQQKENASDKFAGKTFVVSGVFSVYSRDELKNAIEDNGGKVGSSISAKTNYVIAGENMGPAKLEKAVKLNVPIISENDFIQMLES
- a CDS encoding DUF6495 family protein, coding for MKYTRLTKEQFDELHPEFINFLATQAIDKAEWDKIKIEKPEVAEQELDVFSDLIWEGVLTKAAYLEHFSKNIIFLFYCTEDAMHSIVLKSLMPETDFLSKEGLQWLSDNMFTETVEMQVGKKEFGPDRNQAIFDIIMQGAFLSDGQLYQQIDTIIRS
- the rplI gene encoding 50S ribosomal protein L9, coding for MELILRQDVQNLGFKDDVVTVKNGYGRNFLIPQGVAHLATPSAKKVLAENLKQRAFKEAKIVEDAKKLAEKIKAIEIKISAKAGGEKLFGSVTNADIAEALEKAGQPIDRKFITSGIVKRVGKYTANVRLHRDVIVELSYEIIAEK
- the rpsR gene encoding 30S ribosomal protein S18, whose amino-acid sequence is MSTIEQSAKGKKDGDIRYLTPLNIETNKTKKYCRFKKSGIKYVDYKDPDFLLKFVNEQGKILPRRLTGTSLKYQRKVSVAVKRARHLALMPYVADLLK
- the rpsF gene encoding 30S ribosomal protein S6; this translates as MNHYETVFILNPVLSEQQVKETVSKFEDFLTTKGAEMVSKEDWGLKKMAYEIQNKKSGFYHLFEFKVAPEVLIAFETEFRRDERVMRFLTVSLDKHAISWAERRRTKLKASKA
- a CDS encoding LytR/AlgR family response regulator transcription factor; this encodes MKLNCIVVDDSTIQRMIVTKLVNGHPNLNLVGEFSNAVDTRNCLAQKSADLIFLDIEMPVINGFDLLDGLKVKPQIIFITVKAEYALKAFDYDATDYLHKPISKDRFNAAVKRAIDLQILKKENTDEDGDHIFIKSNLKKLKIFTVRIKWIEAYGDYVKVVTDDENHLVLSTMKAFEGDLPKDKFIRVHKSFIVNIDKVEKFNSKYVEIGINKIPLSRNKKETLAKALHSD